From Pseudomonas sp. stari2, a single genomic window includes:
- a CDS encoding ABC transporter permease, protein MNAILENKPATAPVKSRRRFPTELSIFLVLIGIGLVFELFGWIVRDQSFLMNSQRLVLMILQVSIIGLLAIGVTQVIITTGIDLSSGSVLALSAMIAASLAQTSDFARAVFPSLTDLPVWIPVIAGLGVGLLAGAINGSIIAITGIPPFIATLGMMVSARGLARYYTEGQPVSMLSDSYTAIGHGAMPVIIFLVVAVIFHIALRYTKYGKYTYAIGGNMQAARTSGINVKRHLVIVYSIAGLLAGLAGVVASARAATGQAGMGMSYELDAIAAAVIGGTSLAGGVGRITGTVIGALILGVMASGFTFVGVDAYIQDIIKGLIIVVAVVIDQYRNKRKLKR, encoded by the coding sequence ATGAACGCGATACTGGAAAACAAACCGGCCACGGCACCGGTCAAGAGTCGCCGGCGCTTTCCGACGGAACTGAGCATTTTCCTGGTGCTGATCGGCATTGGCCTGGTGTTCGAACTGTTCGGCTGGATCGTGCGCGACCAGAGCTTCCTGATGAACTCCCAGCGGCTGGTGCTGATGATCCTGCAAGTGTCGATCATCGGCCTGCTGGCGATTGGCGTGACCCAGGTGATCATCACCACCGGAATCGACCTGTCGTCGGGCTCGGTCCTCGCCTTGTCTGCGATGATTGCGGCCAGTCTGGCGCAGACCTCGGATTTCGCCCGGGCGGTGTTCCCGTCACTGACCGATTTGCCGGTCTGGATTCCCGTGATTGCCGGGCTCGGTGTCGGGCTGCTGGCGGGGGCGATCAACGGCAGCATCATCGCCATCACCGGGATTCCGCCGTTCATTGCCACACTGGGCATGATGGTTTCGGCTCGCGGCCTGGCGCGTTACTACACCGAAGGCCAGCCGGTGAGCATGCTCTCGGACTCCTATACGGCCATCGGCCACGGCGCGATGCCGGTGATCATTTTTCTGGTGGTGGCGGTGATCTTCCACATCGCGCTGCGCTACACCAAGTACGGCAAATACACCTACGCCATCGGCGGCAACATGCAGGCGGCGCGCACTTCAGGCATCAACGTCAAACGCCATCTGGTCATCGTCTACAGCATCGCCGGATTGCTGGCGGGGCTGGCAGGCGTAGTGGCTTCGGCCCGCGCCGCCACCGGGCAGGCCGGGATGGGCATGTCCTATGAGCTGGACGCGATTGCCGCTGCCGTTATCGGTGGTACCAGTCTGGCGGGCGGGGTAGGGCGCATCACCGGCACGGTGATTGGCGCACTGATTTTGGGGGTGATGGCCAGCGGGTTCACGTTCGTCGGGGTTGATGCGTACATCCAGGACATCATCAAGGGGCTGATTATCGTGGTCGCGGTAGTGATCGACCAGTACCGCAACAAACGCAAGCTCAAGCGCTGA
- a CDS encoding nucleotidyltransferase domain-containing protein translates to MKFEERHPLCSAMRARVLEELARIERERNVTVLYACESGSRAWGFASPDSDYDVRFVYVEKPEWFVQVDAPSDVIERPLDDELDVSGWELRKTLGLLRKSNPTLLEWLDSPLVYRSETAAVAQLRALAETFYSPPAARNHYLSMAKKNFRGYLQGESVRFKKYFYVLRPLLAVRWIDQGRGRPPMTFSDLLSTVDDRALLDEVDELLALKRNADESAYGPRRPALHAFIEAELERAVPALPRTREDSRQLDRYLRETVGLYA, encoded by the coding sequence ATGAAATTTGAAGAACGACACCCGCTATGCAGCGCCATGCGCGCTCGGGTGTTGGAAGAACTGGCGCGCATAGAACGCGAACGCAATGTCACGGTGCTGTATGCCTGCGAATCAGGCAGCCGGGCCTGGGGTTTTGCCTCGCCGGACAGTGATTACGATGTGCGCTTCGTTTATGTGGAGAAACCTGAGTGGTTCGTCCAGGTCGATGCGCCAAGTGATGTGATCGAGCGACCGCTGGATGACGAGCTGGATGTCAGTGGCTGGGAGCTGCGCAAGACCCTCGGGCTGTTGCGCAAATCCAACCCGACCTTGCTGGAGTGGCTCGACTCCCCGCTGGTTTATCGCAGCGAGACCGCAGCGGTTGCGCAACTGCGGGCGCTGGCCGAGACGTTCTACAGCCCGCCGGCCGCGCGCAATCATTATCTGTCGATGGCGAAGAAGAACTTCCGTGGTTATCTGCAGGGTGAAAGCGTGCGGTTCAAGAAGTATTTCTACGTACTGCGGCCGCTGCTGGCGGTGCGCTGGATCGATCAGGGGCGGGGTCGGCCGCCGATGACGTTCAGCGATCTGCTGAGTACGGTCGATGATCGTGCATTGCTCGATGAAGTCGACGAACTGCTCGCGCTCAAACGCAATGCCGACGAGAGCGCTTACGGTCCTCGTCGTCCGGCGTTGCATGCGTTCATCGAAGCGGAACTCGAGCGTGCGGTGCCAGCATTGCCAAGAACCCGGGAAGATTCGCGGCAGCTCGATCGATATCTGCGGGAAACCGTTGGTTTGTACGCATAA
- a CDS encoding RtcB family protein has product MKEHTYQLLEVANGKPIKLWTEGVPVENEAREQLMNTAKMPFIFKHLAVMPDVHLGKGSTIGSVIPTVGAVIPAAVGVDIGCGMIAARTSLTAADLPDNLHGLRSAIEQAVPHGRSSTRSRRDKGAWDEIPQQADQAWAALSPRFKAITDKYPKLANTNNRGHLGTLGSGNHFIEVCLDEANRVWFMLHSGSRGVGNAIGNLFIQMAQADMRQHIANLPDRDLAYFEEGSRHFDDYVEAVGWAQDFAKQNRALMMQAVIQATRQIIRKPFEVALEAVNCHHNYVQKERHFGEDILVTRKGAVSAKKGELGIIPGSMGAKSFIVRGLGNEESFCSCSHGAGRTMSRTKAKNTFTVEDQIRATAHVECRKDAEVIDEIPMAYKDIDKVMHAQRELVEVLHTLRQVVCVKG; this is encoded by the coding sequence ATGAAAGAACACACTTACCAATTGCTGGAAGTCGCCAACGGCAAACCGATCAAGCTCTGGACCGAAGGCGTCCCGGTGGAAAACGAAGCGCGCGAGCAGTTGATGAACACGGCGAAGATGCCCTTCATCTTCAAGCATCTGGCGGTCATGCCGGACGTTCATCTGGGCAAGGGCTCGACCATCGGCAGCGTGATTCCCACGGTCGGCGCGGTCATCCCGGCAGCGGTCGGGGTGGACATCGGTTGCGGCATGATTGCCGCGCGAACCTCGCTGACTGCGGCCGATCTGCCGGACAACCTGCATGGCCTGCGCAGTGCCATCGAGCAAGCGGTGCCTCATGGCCGCAGTTCGACCCGGTCGCGCCGGGACAAAGGCGCCTGGGACGAGATTCCGCAACAGGCCGATCAGGCCTGGGCGGCGCTGAGTCCACGGTTCAAGGCGATCACCGACAAGTACCCGAAACTGGCCAACACCAACAACCGCGGGCATCTCGGAACACTGGGCAGCGGTAACCACTTCATTGAAGTGTGCCTGGATGAGGCCAACCGGGTCTGGTTCATGTTGCACAGCGGCTCGCGCGGTGTCGGCAACGCCATCGGCAACCTGTTCATTCAGATGGCCCAAGCGGATATGCGTCAGCACATCGCTAACCTGCCGGATCGTGACCTGGCGTACTTCGAAGAAGGCAGCCGACACTTTGATGATTACGTAGAAGCCGTGGGCTGGGCCCAGGATTTCGCCAAGCAGAACCGGGCGCTGATGATGCAAGCGGTGATTCAGGCCACGCGGCAGATTATCCGCAAGCCGTTCGAAGTCGCGCTGGAGGCGGTGAACTGCCACCACAACTACGTGCAGAAAGAACGGCATTTCGGCGAGGACATTCTGGTTACCCGCAAAGGCGCGGTGTCAGCGAAGAAGGGCGAGTTGGGGATCATCCCCGGTTCGATGGGCGCCAAGAGTTTTATCGTGCGGGGTCTGGGCAACGAAGAATCGTTTTGCTCCTGCAGCCACGGTGCCGGTCGGACCATGAGCCGTACCAAGGCCAAAAACACCTTCACCGTCGAAGACCAGATCCGCGCCACTGCGCACGTTGAATGCCGCAAGGATGCTGAGGTGATCGATGAAATTCCGATGGCCTACAAGGACATCGACAAAGTCATGCACGCCCAGCGTGAGCTGGTTGAAGTGCTGCACACCCTGCGTCAGGTGGTGTGCGTCAAGGGATAA
- a CDS encoding RNA-binding protein encodes MANFNLFNTQSKSLPACDTLNASGAAAYAYTPKHQLAQLAVTGCLNSTFYASAQSQFDQVLKLVAELDSRYVANAALYARQKGHMKDMPALLLAALTAQRSALVPEVFGQVVDSGKMLRNFVQILRSGATGRRSLGSQPKRLVQNWLNSATERQLLQASIGNQPSLADVVKMVHPKPSEAWREAFFAWLIGKPVDVQALPALTRDLLVFRSGASDQVPEVPFQLLGNETLSKEQWAVQARNMGWQGLRINLNTLARHGAFEVPGCAEYVAARLADPEAVARARVYPYQLLAAYRMVGDDVPALIREALQDALELSLTNVPNLQGAVVVCPDVSGSMGSPLTGYRQGATTAVRCIDVAALITAAVLRKQPTARVMPFEWKVVDITLNPRDSVISNAEKLAGIFGGGTCCSAPLKKLADSKARVDTLIMVSDNESWIDARRQGASETMLQWERIKRINPQARLVCIDLQPGWATPAADRDDILNVGGFSDAVFDVIEQFTAGRYGPQHWVEAIESMG; translated from the coding sequence ATGGCCAACTTCAACCTCTTCAACACGCAATCGAAAAGCCTGCCGGCCTGCGACACCTTGAATGCTTCCGGAGCTGCGGCTTATGCCTACACGCCCAAGCATCAACTGGCCCAACTGGCCGTCACCGGTTGCCTGAATTCGACTTTTTACGCATCTGCTCAAAGTCAGTTTGATCAGGTGTTGAAGCTGGTGGCGGAGCTGGACAGCCGCTACGTGGCGAATGCTGCTCTTTACGCTCGCCAGAAAGGCCATATGAAAGACATGCCGGCCTTGTTGCTGGCGGCGCTGACGGCTCAGCGTTCGGCTTTGGTGCCGGAGGTGTTCGGGCAAGTCGTGGACAGCGGCAAGATGCTGCGCAATTTCGTGCAGATCCTGCGCAGTGGCGCCACCGGTCGCCGCTCCCTGGGTTCTCAACCCAAGCGTCTGGTGCAGAACTGGCTGAACAGCGCAACCGAACGACAGCTGTTGCAGGCATCGATCGGCAATCAGCCTTCGCTGGCGGATGTGGTGAAGATGGTTCACCCAAAACCGTCCGAGGCCTGGCGCGAAGCGTTTTTCGCCTGGCTGATCGGCAAACCGGTGGATGTACAGGCGTTGCCCGCCCTCACTCGCGATTTGCTGGTCTTTCGCAGTGGCGCGAGTGATCAAGTGCCTGAAGTGCCTTTTCAATTGCTCGGTAACGAAACATTGAGCAAGGAGCAATGGGCGGTTCAGGCGCGGAACATGGGCTGGCAGGGGCTGCGCATCAACCTCAATACGCTGGCGCGCCACGGCGCTTTTGAAGTGCCGGGGTGCGCCGAATACGTGGCCGCGCGGTTGGCGGATCCCGAAGCAGTGGCCAGGGCGCGGGTGTATCCGTACCAGTTGCTGGCGGCGTACCGGATGGTCGGCGATGACGTGCCGGCGCTGATTCGCGAGGCTTTGCAGGATGCGCTGGAGCTGTCGTTGACCAATGTGCCGAACCTTCAGGGTGCAGTGGTGGTTTGCCCGGATGTTTCCGGCTCGATGGGCAGCCCGCTGACCGGTTATCGTCAGGGCGCGACCACCGCGGTGCGCTGCATCGATGTGGCGGCGCTGATTACGGCGGCGGTGTTGCGTAAACAGCCGACGGCACGGGTGATGCCGTTCGAATGGAAGGTGGTGGATATCACCCTCAACCCGCGCGACAGTGTGATCAGCAATGCCGAAAAACTTGCGGGCATTTTCGGCGGCGGAACCTGCTGTTCGGCGCCGTTGAAGAAACTGGCGGACAGCAAGGCCAGGGTCGATACGCTGATCATGGTGTCGGACAACGAATCCTGGATTGATGCGCGACGCCAGGGCGCCAGCGAGACGATGCTGCAATGGGAGCGGATAAAGCGGATCAACCCGCAGGCACGCCTGGTCTGCATTGACCTGCAACCGGGTTGGGCAACACCAGCGGCGGATCGTGATGACATCCTGAATGTCGGCGGTTTCAGTGACGCGGTGTTCGATGTGATCGAGCAGTTCACCGCCGGCCGGTACGGACCGCAGCACTGGGTCGAAGCGATTGAAAGCATGGGATGA
- the rtcR gene encoding RNA repair transcriptional activator RtcR — protein MSSKRTVAIGFIGATLDRVGKGANRWNHWRPSVGLCQQPDVLIHRLELIHGTDARDASLAERIREDIRQVSPDTEVRLHPMALRNPWDFEEVYGALHDFTSEYTFDTEREDYLVHITTGTHVAQICWFLLTEARYLPARLIQTSPARRKSEEEPATGTHALIDLDLSRYDRIASRFTHKRLEGLEFLKSGIATRNTAFNRSIEQIERVAVRSKAPMLLVGPTGAGKSFLARRIYELKRSRHQMQGRFVEVNCATLRGDGAMSALFGHVKGAFTGAQNARDGLLRAADGGMLFLDEIGELGADEQAMLLKAIEEKRFFPLGSDKEVDSDFLIIAGTHRDLRSRVAEGLFREDLYARINLWTFDLPGLAGRREDIEPNIDFELERHAREHGQMVRFNLEARRRYLGFASSREAAWLGNFRELSASITRMATLADSGRIDEAQVEEEIDRLRYAWGLAQPGGVADDLPGDAKTQDLFDRLQLKAVLEVCRQADSLSDAGRRLFGVSRQAKAQPNDADRLRKYLARFGIDWSQLREQ, from the coding sequence ATGTCCAGCAAGCGCACCGTCGCCATCGGTTTCATCGGCGCCACTCTTGATCGCGTCGGCAAAGGCGCCAACCGCTGGAACCATTGGCGCCCGAGCGTGGGCCTGTGTCAGCAACCGGATGTCTTGATCCATCGACTGGAACTGATACACGGCACGGATGCCCGGGACGCGAGCCTGGCCGAACGCATTCGCGAGGATATCCGTCAGGTGTCACCGGACACAGAAGTGCGCCTGCACCCGATGGCGCTGCGCAACCCCTGGGATTTCGAAGAGGTCTACGGCGCCCTCCACGACTTCACCTCCGAATACACCTTCGATACCGAGCGTGAGGACTATCTGGTGCACATCACCACGGGGACCCACGTCGCGCAGATCTGCTGGTTCCTGCTGACCGAGGCGCGCTACCTGCCGGCACGCCTGATCCAGACCTCCCCCGCCCGCCGCAAGAGCGAAGAAGAGCCGGCCACCGGTACCCACGCCCTGATCGACCTGGATCTGTCGCGCTACGACCGGATTGCCTCACGCTTCACCCACAAACGTCTGGAAGGCCTGGAATTTCTCAAGTCCGGCATCGCCACCCGCAACACCGCGTTCAACCGTTCCATCGAGCAGATCGAACGCGTGGCTGTGCGATCCAAAGCGCCGATGCTACTGGTCGGCCCGACCGGCGCCGGCAAGTCCTTTCTCGCCCGACGCATCTACGAGCTCAAACGCAGTCGCCATCAAATGCAGGGGCGTTTCGTTGAAGTCAACTGCGCCACCCTGCGTGGCGACGGTGCAATGTCCGCGCTGTTCGGCCACGTCAAAGGTGCCTTTACCGGCGCGCAAAATGCCCGCGACGGCCTGCTGCGAGCGGCTGACGGCGGCATGTTGTTTCTCGACGAGATCGGCGAACTCGGGGCGGACGAACAAGCCATGCTGCTCAAGGCCATCGAAGAGAAGCGCTTCTTTCCGCTGGGCTCGGACAAGGAGGTCGACAGCGACTTCCTGATCATCGCCGGCACTCACCGCGACCTGCGCAGTCGCGTCGCTGAAGGTCTGTTCCGGGAAGATCTCTACGCTCGGATCAACCTCTGGACGTTCGACCTGCCAGGCCTGGCAGGCCGCCGCGAAGACATCGAACCCAACATCGATTTCGAGCTTGAACGCCACGCGCGCGAACACGGCCAAATGGTGCGCTTCAACCTTGAAGCCCGACGGCGCTATCTGGGGTTCGCCAGCTCACGGGAAGCTGCGTGGCTGGGTAACTTCCGTGAACTTTCGGCATCGATCACGCGCATGGCGACACTGGCCGACAGCGGGCGAATCGATGAAGCGCAGGTCGAGGAGGAAATTGATCGGCTGCGGTATGCCTGGGGGCTGGCGCAACCGGGCGGTGTTGCGGATGACCTGCCGGGCGATGCCAAGACGCAGGATCTGTTTGATCGATTGCAATTGAAGGCGGTGCTGGAGGTTTGCAGACAGGCAGACAGTCTGTCGGATGCCGGCAGGCGACTCTTCGGCGTCTCGCGACAGGCGAAGGCGCAGCCCAACGATGCCGACCGTTTGAGGAAATACCTCGCACGGTTCGGCATTGACTGGAGCCAGCTGCGCGAGCAGTGA